From Saccharothrix espanaensis DSM 44229, the proteins below share one genomic window:
- the fes gene encoding enterochelin esterase, producing MSSRPEFPRSEPVTAVASRFVATARPGRTDEFWRRVAEVGTPVVEPDPSGHPDHRAVTFLWRDRPVAGLPVRTVVLHANKFTDYDDLAATSLARLPGTDVWHATFRLRADWRCSYQLGPLTDLPALSGRHHRDELMRHAEPDPFNRTPLRGRHTGRTFSVAGLDAAPARFWVDAPAEPPRELPGTRPVWVHGPADGGPVLVLLDGDVWAREHPIAPTLDALTAAGRLPALTTVMVGPSAAGRTADLTCDPAYPGHLVALLDELGLRPDPARTIVAGQSLGGLAATHAALSRADRFGTVIAQSGSFWWPGDTSGTTWLSHCREASHCPEATRALRVVLQVGTQEWGMPQIVGRVRDALADKGHSVSTVEYYGGHDQAWWQVGLITALLDLTAEW from the coding sequence GTGTCCAGCCGGCCGGAGTTCCCCCGATCCGAACCCGTCACGGCGGTGGCCTCCCGGTTCGTCGCCACGGCGCGCCCCGGCCGGACCGACGAGTTCTGGCGGCGGGTCGCCGAGGTGGGCACGCCCGTGGTCGAGCCGGACCCGTCGGGCCACCCCGACCACCGCGCGGTGACGTTCCTGTGGCGCGACCGCCCGGTGGCGGGCCTCCCGGTGCGCACGGTCGTGTTGCACGCCAACAAGTTCACCGATTACGACGACCTCGCGGCGACGTCCTTGGCCCGCCTGCCCGGCACTGACGTCTGGCACGCGACGTTCCGGCTGCGCGCCGACTGGCGGTGCTCCTACCAACTCGGCCCGCTCACCGACCTGCCCGCCCTGAGCGGCCGGCACCACCGCGACGAGCTGATGCGCCACGCCGAACCCGACCCGTTCAACCGCACGCCGCTGCGCGGCCGGCACACCGGGCGGACGTTCTCCGTCGCCGGGCTGGACGCCGCTCCCGCCCGGTTCTGGGTGGACGCCCCCGCCGAGCCGCCGCGCGAACTGCCCGGCACCCGCCCGGTCTGGGTGCACGGCCCCGCCGACGGCGGCCCGGTGCTGGTGCTGCTCGACGGCGACGTGTGGGCGCGGGAGCACCCGATCGCCCCGACCCTCGACGCGCTGACCGCCGCCGGCCGGCTGCCTGCCCTGACCACCGTCATGGTCGGCCCGTCCGCGGCCGGCCGCACCGCCGACCTGACCTGCGACCCGGCCTACCCCGGCCACCTGGTCGCGCTGCTGGACGAGCTGGGCCTGCGGCCCGACCCGGCGCGGACGATCGTGGCGGGCCAGAGCCTCGGCGGTCTGGCCGCCACCCACGCGGCCCTGTCCCGCGCCGACCGGTTCGGCACCGTGATCGCGCAGTCCGGCTCGTTCTGGTGGCCCGGCGACACCTCGGGCACCACCTGGCTGTCCCACTGCCGGGAAGCGAGCCACTGCCCGGAAGCGACCCGGGCACTGCGGGTGGTCCTCCAGGTCGGCACCCAGGAGTGGGGCATGCCCCAGATCGTCGGCCGCGTACGGGACGCGTTGGCGGACAAGGGTCACAGTGTGTCCACAGTGGAATACTACGGCGGCCACGACCAGGCGTGGTGGCAGGTCGGGCTGATCACCGCCCTGCTCGACCTCACCGCCGAGTGGTGA